The following coding sequences are from one Dermacentor andersoni chromosome 5, qqDerAnde1_hic_scaffold, whole genome shotgun sequence window:
- the LOC126531527 gene encoding (3R)-3-hydroxyacyl-CoA dehydrogenase-like isoform X2, with protein sequence MTAVVSVFTGRLALVTGGASGIGKAVCGALAAEGAVVVVADKQLDAAKEVAESLPGDAKHRAIYVDVGDASSVEQLFRDVRNAFSEPLSVVVNSAGILRKCSLVDCTDETFDDVIRVNLKGTFLVNRAASRDMLQSGIPDGGAAIVNVSSIEAKSGFWSSAVYSASKAGIVALTKSVAQELAGHGIRCNAVLPGWTDTPLAASSDEAVKAQALALMPIKRPAEPREIAEAIKFLCSPTASSYVNGAALEVTGGFCM encoded by the exons ATGACTGCGGTAGTTTCGGTCTTCACCGGAAGGCTGGCCCTGGTTACGGGAGGCGCCAGCGGTATCGGCAAGGCTGTCTGCGGGGCGCTCGCCGCAGAAGGTGCCGTCGTGGTGGTCGCCGACAAGCAGCTCGACGCAGCGAAGGAGGTCGCAGAGTCACTGCCAG GTGACGCCAAGCATCGGGCCATTTATGTGGACGTTGGCGATGCTTCGTCCGTGGAGCAGCTCTTCAGGGACGTCAGAAACGCATTCTCGGAGCCGCTCAGCGTAGTCGTCAACTCGGCGGGAATTCTGCGCAAGTGTTCCCTCGTCGATTGTACCGACGAGACCTTCGATGACGTCATCAGGGTAAACCTCAAG GGCACCTTCCTGGTGAATCGTGCAGCTAGCCGCGACATGCTCCAATCTGGCATACCCGATGGTGGTGCGGCCATCGTTAACGTATCCAGCATCGAGGCCAAAAGCGGCTTCTGGTCGTCCGCTGTGTACTCCGCTTCCAAAGCCGGCATCGTGGCCCTCACCAAGTCGGTGGCGCAGGAGCTGGCGGGGCACGGCATCCGCTGCAACGCCGTGCTGCCCGGCTGGACGGACACTCCCCTGGCAGCAAGCAGCGACGAAGCTGTCAAAGCTCAGGCCCTAGCACTGATGCCTATCAAGAGGCCCGCTGAGCCCCGTGAGATCGCGGAGGCTATCAAGTTCCTCTGCTCACCGACTGCCAGTTCCTATGTCAACGGCGCAGCTCTTGAAGTCACTGGAGGCTTCTGCATGTGA
- the LOC126531527 gene encoding (3R)-3-hydroxyacyl-CoA dehydrogenase-like isoform X1 — protein MTAVVSVFTGRLALVTGGASGIGKAVCGALAAEGAVVVVADKQLDAAKEVAESLPETCLMAHPATAARILTLPCVKGDAKHRAIYVDVGDASSVEQLFRDVRNAFSEPLSVVVNSAGILRKCSLVDCTDETFDDVIRVNLKGTFLVNRAASRDMLQSGIPDGGAAIVNVSSIEAKSGFWSSAVYSASKAGIVALTKSVAQELAGHGIRCNAVLPGWTDTPLAASSDEAVKAQALALMPIKRPAEPREIAEAIKFLCSPTASSYVNGAALEVTGGFCM, from the exons ATGACTGCGGTAGTTTCGGTCTTCACCGGAAGGCTGGCCCTGGTTACGGGAGGCGCCAGCGGTATCGGCAAGGCTGTCTGCGGGGCGCTCGCCGCAGAAGGTGCCGTCGTGGTGGTCGCCGACAAGCAGCTCGACGCAGCGAAGGAGGTCGCAGAGTCACTGCCAG AGACCTGCCTCATGGCGCACCCAGCAACAGCTGCACGCATACTTACACTGCCATGCGTCAAAG GTGACGCCAAGCATCGGGCCATTTATGTGGACGTTGGCGATGCTTCGTCCGTGGAGCAGCTCTTCAGGGACGTCAGAAACGCATTCTCGGAGCCGCTCAGCGTAGTCGTCAACTCGGCGGGAATTCTGCGCAAGTGTTCCCTCGTCGATTGTACCGACGAGACCTTCGATGACGTCATCAGGGTAAACCTCAAG GGCACCTTCCTGGTGAATCGTGCAGCTAGCCGCGACATGCTCCAATCTGGCATACCCGATGGTGGTGCGGCCATCGTTAACGTATCCAGCATCGAGGCCAAAAGCGGCTTCTGGTCGTCCGCTGTGTACTCCGCTTCCAAAGCCGGCATCGTGGCCCTCACCAAGTCGGTGGCGCAGGAGCTGGCGGGGCACGGCATCCGCTGCAACGCCGTGCTGCCCGGCTGGACGGACACTCCCCTGGCAGCAAGCAGCGACGAAGCTGTCAAAGCTCAGGCCCTAGCACTGATGCCTATCAAGAGGCCCGCTGAGCCCCGTGAGATCGCGGAGGCTATCAAGTTCCTCTGCTCACCGACTGCCAGTTCCTATGTCAACGGCGCAGCTCTTGAAGTCACTGGAGGCTTCTGCATGTGA
- the LOC126531528 gene encoding (3R)-3-hydroxyacyl-CoA dehydrogenase-like translates to MSLSGRLALVTGGASGIGAAVCQVLAEDGAVVVVADKQLEAARKVADSLPGDARHQAVYLDVGDSASVEQLFTYIKGTYEALPLSAVVNCAGIGGLAPIVDCSDELFDDVIRVNLKGTFLVTREASRYMLSSGQPMPEGGAAIVNVASIFGKTGQESCAPYAASKNGVVALTKSAAQELGAHGIRCNAVLPGWIETPMSAGAPEAWRAVAIATTPLGRTAQPREVAETIKFLCSPTSSSFVTGAAIEVSGGWRM, encoded by the exons ATGTCTCTAAGCGGACGTCTGGCCCTGGTGACGGGAGGCGCCAGCGGCATCGGCGCGGCCGTCTGCCAGGTTCTGGCCGAAGATGGTGCTGTAGTGGTAGTCGCTGACAAACAGCTTGAGGCCGCAAGGAAAGTCGCCGACTCTCTACCAG GTGATGCAAGGCACCAGGCTGTGTACCTGGATGTCGGCGATTCTGCTTCTGTGGAGCAGCTGTTTACCTACATCAAAGGCACGTACGAAGCATTGCCGTTAAGTGCCGTCGTCAACTGCGCCGGCATTGGAGGCTTAGCACCTATCGTGGACTGCAGCGACGAACTTTTCGACGACGTCATCAGGGTCAACCTGAAG GGCACTTTCCTGGTGACCCGAGAAGCCAGCCGCTACATGCTCAGCTCGGGCCAGCCAATGCCCGAGGGAGGCGCAGCCATCGTAAACGTTGCCAGCATCTTTGGCAAGACCGGCCAAGAAAGTTGTGCTCCTTACGCCGCTTCCAAGAACGGCGTCGTAGCACTGACCAAATCGGCAGCGCAAGAACTGGGGGCGCACGGCATTCGCTGCAACGCCGTGCTGCCAGGTTGGATTGAGACCCCCATGAGCGCAGGGGCGCCTGAAGCCTGGAGAGCAGTGGCGATCGCTACGACGCCGCTTGGAAGAACCGCTCAGCCGAGAGAAGTCGCGGAGACCATCAAATTTCTGTGCTCGCCAACCTCGAGCTCTTTCGTCACGGGTGCCGCGATTGAAGTCTCGGGAGGTTGGCGCATGTGA